One genomic region from Roseinatronobacter sp. S2 encodes:
- a CDS encoding TRAP transporter large permease, translating to MVLLVFLGTLFSALAIGVPVAFALMFCAVVLMTWMGIFNPQIISQQMVTGANSFTLLAIPFFLLAGELMNAGGLSKRIVAFAVSCVGHIRGGLGIVAVIAAVVMASLSGSAAADSAALAAILIPMMREAGYNVPRAAGLMAAGGVIAPVIPPSIAFIIFGVAANVSITALFMGGIVPGILMAASLIIAWLIVARRENVKPLPRATGRERLRATAAAGWALVMPLIILGGIRFGIFTPTEAAVIAAVYAFFVGMFIYRELKITDLYQVLLNAAKTTSVVLFLVAGALVTSWLITRANIPAEVTRFLAPVLDNPKLLMLVIVLLVLLVGTVLDLAPTILILVPVLMPVIRAAGIDPVYFGIIFVMTTCVGLLTPPVGVVLNVVSGVARVPLGKVIWGVLPFLAAQVGVLMLLIAFPELVLVPLQWLR from the coding sequence ATGGTACTTCTGGTTTTTCTGGGAACGCTGTTTTCCGCTTTGGCAATAGGCGTTCCGGTGGCCTTCGCGCTGATGTTCTGCGCGGTCGTGCTGATGACATGGATGGGGATTTTCAACCCGCAGATCATCAGCCAGCAAATGGTAACAGGGGCCAATTCCTTTACACTGCTGGCGATCCCGTTCTTTTTGCTGGCGGGCGAGTTGATGAACGCAGGCGGGTTGTCGAAACGGATTGTGGCGTTTGCCGTGTCCTGTGTGGGCCATATTCGCGGGGGCCTTGGCATTGTCGCGGTGATTGCGGCGGTGGTGATGGCATCGCTTTCCGGGTCGGCTGCGGCGGATTCGGCGGCCTTGGCGGCAATCCTTATCCCGATGATGCGCGAGGCGGGCTATAACGTGCCGCGTGCGGCGGGCTTGATGGCTGCGGGTGGCGTGATTGCGCCGGTGATTCCGCCATCCATTGCGTTTATCATCTTTGGTGTCGCGGCCAATGTGTCGATCACGGCGCTGTTCATGGGCGGCATTGTGCCCGGTATCCTGATGGCGGCGTCGCTGATCATTGCATGGCTGATTGTCGCGCGGCGCGAGAATGTCAAACCCCTGCCGCGCGCCACAGGGCGCGAGCGGCTGCGCGCAACGGCAGCGGCTGGCTGGGCGCTGGTGATGCCGCTGATTATTCTGGGTGGCATTCGTTTTGGCATTTTCACACCCACAGAAGCGGCTGTGATTGCGGCTGTCTATGCGTTCTTCGTGGGTATGTTTATCTACCGCGAACTGAAGATCACGGATCTGTATCAGGTGCTGTTGAATGCGGCCAAAACCACATCTGTTGTGCTGTTTCTGGTTGCGGGCGCGCTGGTCACTTCGTGGTTGATCACGCGGGCCAATATTCCGGCAGAAGTGACGCGCTTTCTGGCGCCGGTTCTGGATAACCCGAAATTGCTGATGCTGGTGATTGTGCTTCTGGTGCTGTTGGTGGGCACGGTTCTGGACCTTGCACCGACGATCCTGATTCTGGTGCCGGTTCTGATGCCTGTCATCCGCGCGGCGGGGATTGATCCGGTATATTTCGGGATCATTTTTGTGATGACCACCTGTGTGGGCCTTCTGACCCCGCCGGTGGGTGTTGTTCTGAACGTTGTCAGCGGGGTGGCACGCGTGCCATTGGGCAAGGTAATTTGGGGCGTTCTGCCCTTTCTTGCGGCCCAGGTGGGTGTGCTGATGTTGCTGATTGCGTTCCCCGAACTTGTTCTGGTGCCGCTGCAATGGTTGCGCTGA
- a CDS encoding TRAP transporter substrate-binding protein has protein sequence MKTLTKLTMTTALVAGIALPAVAEISTRTITVSNGVAESHPVGNGVEAMRECITERTDGAWTLNAFWSSALGDDLTATQALRSGTQEMVVTSSSPLVGIEPALGVFDLPFLFSDADEADAILDGAFGDFISEKMQDSGLVNLAYWENGFRNLTNSVRPITRLEDFDGMRVRVMQNNIFLDTFQALGTNATPMAFGEVFTALETRAIDAQENPYVTIDTSQFYEVQDYLSATQHAYTPFMILFSAPIFNTYSETEQEILRDCAVVGRDVQRSVSRELSDISLGNVQEAGMAFNELDGAELNRIRAAVEGVYEKHAESIGVEVIDLMQAELATLRGE, from the coding sequence ATGAAAACGCTGACCAAACTAACAATGACAACCGCACTTGTTGCAGGCATCGCATTGCCTGCGGTGGCCGAGATCAGCACACGCACCATAACCGTGTCCAATGGTGTTGCTGAATCCCACCCTGTGGGCAACGGCGTTGAAGCCATGCGCGAATGCATAACCGAGCGCACAGACGGTGCGTGGACACTGAACGCGTTCTGGTCCTCGGCGCTTGGTGATGACCTGACCGCCACGCAGGCGCTGCGTTCGGGCACGCAGGAAATGGTGGTGACGTCATCTTCGCCATTGGTGGGGATTGAACCGGCGCTGGGGGTGTTCGACCTGCCGTTCCTGTTTTCCGACGCGGATGAGGCCGATGCCATCCTTGACGGTGCTTTCGGTGATTTCATTTCCGAAAAGATGCAGGATTCCGGGTTGGTCAATCTGGCCTATTGGGAAAACGGGTTCCGCAACCTGACCAATTCGGTGCGGCCCATCACCCGGCTGGAAGATTTTGACGGAATGCGCGTGCGCGTGATGCAAAACAACATCTTCCTGGACACGTTCCAGGCGCTTGGCACCAATGCCACGCCCATGGCCTTTGGTGAGGTGTTCACCGCGCTGGAAACCCGTGCCATTGATGCGCAGGAAAACCCCTATGTGACAATCGACACGTCGCAATTCTACGAAGTGCAGGATTATCTGTCGGCCACGCAGCATGCCTATACGCCGTTCATGATCCTGTTCTCTGCTCCCATCTTCAACACTTATTCGGAAACCGAACAGGAAATCCTGCGTGATTGTGCTGTTGTGGGCCGTGATGTGCAGCGCAGCGTCAGCCGCGAATTGTCCGACATCTCGCTGGGTAATGTGCAGGAAGCGGGCATGGCGTTCAACGAACTGGACGGGGCCGAGTTGAACCGCATCCGCGCCGCTGTCGAAGGTGTGTATGAAAAACACGCCGAGTCGATCGGTGTCGAGGTCATTGACCTGATGCAGGCGGAACTTGCCACACTGCGCGGCGAATAA
- a CDS encoding DMT family transporter, whose translation MTRMTPTVAGLALMLLGMFLFASNDALGKWLVSSYSVGQVLTIRSLAALAVLLPFLYAFGFRRLFHVERPGIQFARVVLSTAEVFCFYFAVRHMPLADTMTFWLAAPIYVAVLSPLLLRETVSPLRWGAVIFGFVGVLIALKPSGEGAALASLVAIIGSLCFALMMITGRYLRGTPDMTLVFWQLIGAGVAGVIAAPVGWSMPGSFDWGLLALVGVVAMGAHLCVNRALKLADAALIAPLQYTLLLWAVILGWIFFGDIPRLAMLAGAVVIILSGLVLVLPEQRIKAGFAQRWRKEKAP comes from the coding sequence ATGACGCGCATGACCCCGACCGTTGCAGGTCTGGCCCTGATGCTGCTTGGCATGTTCCTGTTTGCGTCCAATGACGCATTGGGCAAATGGCTGGTCAGCAGTTATTCGGTAGGTCAGGTTCTGACCATCCGCAGCCTAGCGGCTTTGGCGGTGTTGCTGCCATTTCTGTATGCGTTCGGGTTTCGCAGGCTGTTTCATGTCGAACGCCCGGGCATCCAGTTTGCCCGCGTTGTGCTGTCCACCGCCGAGGTGTTCTGCTTTTACTTCGCTGTGCGTCACATGCCGCTTGCCGACACCATGACCTTCTGGCTGGCCGCGCCCATTTATGTGGCCGTGCTGTCGCCCTTATTGTTGCGCGAAACTGTCAGCCCCTTGCGTTGGGGTGCAGTTATATTCGGGTTTGTGGGGGTGTTGATTGCGCTGAAACCAAGTGGCGAAGGGGCCGCGCTGGCCAGCCTTGTAGCCATCATCGGGTCGCTGTGTTTCGCGCTGATGATGATTACAGGGCGCTATCTGCGCGGCACACCCGACATGACGCTGGTGTTCTGGCAATTAATCGGGGCAGGTGTCGCAGGTGTTATTGCAGCCCCTGTGGGCTGGTCCATGCCGGGGTCGTTTGACTGGGGCTTGCTGGCGCTGGTCGGTGTGGTGGCGATGGGCGCGCATCTGTGTGTCAACCGCGCGCTGAAACTGGCCGATGCCGCCCTGATTGCGCCGTTGCAATATACATTGCTGCTGTGGGCCGTGATCCTTGGCTGGATATTCTTTGGTGATATTCCGCGTTTGGCCATGCTGGCGGGGGCGGTTGTGATTATCCTGTCCGGTCTGGTTCTGGTGCTGCCCGAACAACGCATAAAGGCCGGATTTGCGCAACGCTGGCGCAAAGAAAAAGCCCCCTGA